The Acidobacteriota bacterium genome contains the following window.
TGGGCCGACAGTAAGATCGTGCGAAAGGAACGCGAAAAATGGGTGCCGTGGACCGCAAACGCAGCCAAAGCAACCGGCTCCGCATATATTGATCTCAACGAGATCGTCGCCCTCGAATTTGAACGCCTCGGGGTGGACAAGGTCGCTCCGCTTTTTGGCGACGCCCGCACGCATTCCACCCCTGCCGGAGCCTTGCTAAACGCCCAAATGGTAGTCGCAGCGATCCATTCGCTAAAGCAGCCCAAATTGTCGAAATTCTTATCACCCGCAGGGAAAGCAATAAAGCCAGCCTCCAATTCGCTGGTGACCTCGATGAAATAAGCCCGTGAGTGGACGCGAAGCGTGACTGGAGCGGCAAGCATCCCTGCTTGCCAGCGGTTGAAAACCGCTTATGCTCCGGGGTGGGGATCAAGTTGAAGACAATTTAACGCTAGTTAACACCGCGGGAGCCGCAGTGTGGCAAGCAAGGGTGCTTGCCGCTCCAGTCGAGCTCCGCTCTAACGGCTTCGCTGCTTTAGATCGTCGGTGTCGGCACTGTCTTCGCGTTGATCGTCACGATTTTTGTACCGAATCTCGCATGTTTCGCCGTCAGCCGAATTGTTCCGCCTTTTTCCGTTGATCGCACCCAAACCGCCCCGCATCCGCCGACCAAAGCAAACGGATTGTCGCCGATGATCTCTCCGTTTTCGATAGTGAACTGGATCGCGCCTTGGGCGAATGGGCGGTCGTTGCCGTATTCGTCGGTGACTTTGAAGACGACGCGGGTCATGTCGATGCCGTCGGCTCGCAGCTCGGTGTCATCGGGTTTGATGATGAAATCGCGGTCGACGCCTTTGCCTGAGAGTTTGCGTTCTATGACCTTTTTGCCGTCGATGTAGCCTTCGATACGCATGTCGGCCCATTTTACGCTGCCCCAGATCGAGCTTCGCAGATTGGGGTTGAATGGTGCGTATTTCAGATGCGGATAAGTTTTGCGGTCGGGCTCGACGTCGGCGACAAGTGTTTCACCGACGAAGTATTTCAGTTTTTCACAGTTCGAAGAGACAAGTCCAAACGTAAATGCCTCGTTTTCGTCGCCGACAGCCCAATGGAATGCGGGTTCGAGGACGATCTCCTCGGACGGGTCGCATTGTGATTTATAGAATCCTGCCGCGGGCTTTGGAATACGGAAAATATCAGAGACGCCGTGATAGCAGATGCGGTCGCCGGAGCCGAAGTATTCGTGCGTGTTGTAATCGAACGCACACCAGCCGATGCCGCCGGCGTATTTTACGTCTGCCGCAAGAGCATCGTGAACGCGGGCGTGCCGATGCGTGTGTTCGCGAAGCCGGTCACCCAGGTCGAAGCGTTTGGTCGGGAACATGTGGCCCGAGAATTCGGTATTTAGATAGAGCGGATGATTCGGAGCGCGCAGCGGCCAGCCAAAATCGTTCATCGTGAACACGTCTTCCAGACGTTCGGACGGATAACGGTAACGCACGCCGCCGGTCTGCCGGCTGTCGTCGAGTTCGTGAGCAAGCTTGTTCGTCGCGGTATAAAGATCGTGAAAATCGCCCGATTCGTTGACGCGGACGCCCCACATGATGATCGACGGATGGTTCCAGTCACGCTGGATCATTTCCCCCACGTGCTGCAGCGTAAGATCTTTCCAGGCCTGATCGCCGACGTGCTGCCATCCTGGAATTTCCTCAAAAACAAGTAACCCTAACTCGTCGCAGGCATCCAGGAAATGCGGCGATTGCGGATAGTGCGACGTGCGGACGATGTTGCATTTCAGCTCGTTCTTAATTATCTCGGCATCCTTACGCTGTCCGCGTTCCGGCATCGCCTGGCCGACGAATGGATACGTCTGATGGCGATTGAGTCCGCGGAGCTTGACGTGTTTGCCGTTGAGATAAAAGCCTTCGGGCGTGAACTTGGCTTCGCGGAAGCCGATGCGGGTTTCGTAGTGGTCATTGGTCGCCGTGAGTTCATTCAGAGTGACTCGCACGTTGTAGACTTTGGGAGTTTTTAGATCCCAAAGCTGGATGTTCGACAAGCCGTCCTTAAGGATGATCTCCTCGGTCGAAAAAAACGCCAAATGGCACAACGGTCTTTACCGCATTGCTGATCACCTTGTCGCCGTCGAGCAACTCTGCCTTTAGCACGTAGCCGGTCGAGGACGTGCGGACGCTGCCGTCCGTTTGCAGATCGACGCGAACCTTGAGCGATCGAGTCGGTTTGAGGACATCAACCGGTTTTGCAAAGACGTTGGTAATAAAATTTGTCGGCACGGCTCGGATCGCGACGTCGCGGTATATACCGCCGAACGTCATATAATCCACCAGATTGCCGAACGGCGGAATATCCGCACGCTCCGTCGAATCGACCTCGACGGCGAGGACGTTGTCGTCGCTCCAGTTGATCTCTTTGGTGAGTTCGTACGAGAACGGCGTGTAGCCGCCCTTGTATTCGCCGAGGCTTTTGCCGTTGATAAATACCTTTGCAGCCGTCATCACGCCGCCGAAATCGACAAAAATGCGGTGGTCTTTCAACTCTTTTGGCAAACGGAAATGCCGGCGATAGGCTGAGACAAAGGTGTATTCCTTCTCATCGAACCCGTTCATTGGCAGCATCTTGTTTGTGTGCGGGATCGTCACCTGTTTCCACGCTTTATCAGCGAAATTCACCTGCATCGCTGCGGCCGAAGACTTTTCACTGTAGAGCCATTTGTGATTGAGCGGGAAGACATGTCGCTGCGAAAGGCTCGGGCCAAGTGTTGGCTCGACAGGTGTTTCTGCATTTGCCGTATTCGCAAGGATGGACAGTCCGGCGGCACCAACGGCGGTGGTTTTCAGGAAGTTGCGGCGGTTGAGTTTTGAGTCGGTCATAAAAAAGTGATGCAGCTTCGTTTTTTCAATTGCCACGAGCTTTAGCTAGTGGATAGGTGCTGAATTTTTATCGGCTTTAGCCAAAATCCTTGGCTACGATTGTTCAAGCCTTCCATTGTTTCGGCTAAAGCCTATGTCTTTTTTGAATTTTTTCCACGGGTTAAAACCCGTGGCAATTCAAAAAGCTGAAGAACCCAATCGCTACCGCTCCTAGTTCTGACATCGACGGACTATCGCTTCAAAAATCCCCGCAGCACCAGCCAATCCGCACACCTCGCGGCCCAGCTTGCCAGATACGGATTCGTCGGGGCGAGGCCGACCCCGTGGGGGCCTTGTTCGTAGAGGTGAAACTCGAACGGCACGCTGTTTTTACGCAGAGCTGCGGCGAACAGCATTGCGTTCTCAACAGGTACACTCGCATCGGTCATTGTGTGCATGATGAATGTTGGCGGCGTTTCTTTGGTCACTTGCAGCTCGTTCGAATAGAGCTTTATCAGTTCCGGTGTCGGGTTTTCGCCAAGGAGATATTTTTTTGACCCGGCATGGGTGAATTCGCCCATCGTGATAACCGGATAGAGCAGGATCATTGCGTCCGGACGCGAGCTCATTCGATCGATCTCATCCCTTGCGTCCGCTTTTCCGGCATCAAAATGGGTGCCAAGTGTAGAAGCGAGATGCCCGCCTGCAGAAAATCCTAGTATCGCGATTCGATTTGAGTCAACGCCGAATTCTTTAGAACGCGCTCGAACTGTACGCATCGCTCTCGCGGCGTCGAGCAGCGGATTTGGCTGATTGTAACGCGGGCCGAGGCGGTATTTGAGGACAAAGGCGGAAATGCCGAGCGAATTCAGCCATTTTGCGATATCGCTGCCTTCCTTTACATCAGAAAGCCGAGTGTATCCGCCGCCGGGCAGCACTAGAACGGAGGCACCGGTCGCGGTTTCTTTCGGAGCGACGAAAGGTGTGATCGTCGGGATGTCCTGAGGCTCTTTGCCGATCGCGTTTGGTGCACCGTCGGGCCAAAGCGGAATCGGTGTCTGCGCGGCAAGCGAGATCGCGAAGAGAAAAATTGAAATTGTAACGAGGGTGATGGTCTTCATATGTTCACGACCGGCTGCCGAAGAATTTCTTGCCCGCGAAATACGCGAAAATAAGAAGTTCTTTATTAGCGTGCTTTCGCGTATTTCGCGGGCAAAACTCTTATCGACCTCGAAGTCCATTGATCTTCTTAGTGAATTCCTCGACGCTGTCTTTTTTGATGACGAGGGTCGGGACGTTGATCTGTTTGCCCGCGGGGATAACGGATTTGTCTCCCTTGATGATCTTGGACATCAGGATCACCGACTGGTAGCCGAATTCGTACGGCTGCTGGACGACGGTGGCGAAGATCGAACCTTCTTTTACACCAGCCAGCGTCTCGTCTTCCTCGTCGAAGCAGATGATCTTGACCTTGTCGAGCTTGCCCGCATCCTTGACGGCGTTGAGGATCGCGGGGCCGTTATAGCTCCAGAGGCCGACCATGCCGGCGATGTCAGGATACTTAGTGAGCGTGTCGGCGGCGTTGGTTTTGGCCCGGGCACGGTCGGTGTCGTCGGTGCGGATGTCGATGATCTCGACCTTCGAATCCTTTAGAGCTTCTTTCAAACCCTGAAAACGTTCAGCCGCATTGCGGGCGTCGCTCTTGCCGACGAAGACCATGATCTTGCCGCCATTTGGCAAAGCTTCTTTGACGAGTTCGCCTGCCTGGCGGCCGGCGGCAACGTTGTCGGTGCCAATGTAGAGGGCACGGTCACTCGTCGGTGCATCGCTGTCCTGCGTGATCACGAGCGCTTTTTTCGCAGTGTCATTGATGAGCTGGGTCTGGTTATCAGGATCGACCGGGCTGATCGCGATGCCCTGAATGCCGGTCGAGGTCAGATCATCTATGATGCGTTTTTGCTCGGCGGCGGTTCCTTCGCCGGGGAGTTTAAATTCGACCTTTACATCGTTCAATTCGCCATCGGCCTTTTCGACGCCTTTCCGGGCGATCGTCCAGTAATCTGAGGCGTTATTTGTTACAAATGCCAGCTTTATCTCTTTGCCCGCGGCCGTCGCGTTCGCGGCATTGGCTCCGGCGTTCGATGTCGTGTTGGCTCCGCCGCCGCATGATGCGAGCAGCGAGGCTCCGAGCAGAAATGAACATACTGTCAGGATTCTGTTATTCATAATTTCTCCAACTAGATCTATTTTGGTCGATTAATTTTACACTCCCGGCGAAATGACTTTGGTTAACCGCTTGTCCGGCGTCTCGGAAACAATTAATATTGTTATGTCCAGAAAGTCAAAATTCGCTTGAACGTATTGGGGATCAATAAGAGAAATATACCCGTAAACCGAATGTTCGGCAAGTTATATTAGCTAAAATCGCATTCAGGTCGCGACGCGAGTTAATCGCTTAAATGATGCTTTAAAATCGGAAGGGATCTATGCTATCGTTTAGAAAATTTGGTTTGACCAATTAATTTGCTGCCTGTCCGCGAGCCGAGCTTGGTTTATCAGTGACGGCAACGCCTGATTCTCTTCTAACAGCTCACTTGTCTGTAAAAGTATGAATAAAAGCATTGTATGCCGACGGATCTGGCCCACGGCTTTCGTTTTTTTGATGGCTCTGGGATTCTCGATGAACATCTCAGCTAAACCTAAAATTACCAAAGACAATTTCGGCCAAACCGCCGACGGCAAAGCGGTCGAGATCTACACGCTCACCAACAGTCGTGGTTCTGAGGCTCGCATCATGACGTACGGCGGAACGGTCGTTTCGCTAAAAGTGCCCGACAAGAGCGGGAAACTTGGCGATGTCGTGCTCGGGTTCGACTCCGTCGCGGATTATGAGAAGCACACTTCGTTTTTCGGTGCGTTGATCGGCCGTTACGGCAATCGCATCGCGAAAGGGAAATTCTCGATCGGTGGCAAGGAATACACGCTCGCGACCAACAACGGCGAAAACCATCTGCACGGCGGCGTCAAAGGCTACGACCGCGTCGTCTGGACCGCGAAGCCTTTCACGAGTGCGGCCGGAGCAAACCTCGAACTCAAATACCTGAGTAAAGACGGCGAGGAAGGTTATCCCGGAAATCTAAATATCACAGTTGTTTACACGCTCACCGAAAAGAACGAGCTGAAGATCGTCTATTCTGCGACGACTGACAAAGCAACCGTTGTGAACCTGACGCATCACTCGTATTTCAATCTCGCCGGTGCGGGAGCCCCGACCATTCTCGACCATGAACTAACGATCGCCGGCTCGAAATTCACGCCGACGGACGCCGGTTCGATTCCAACGGGCGAATTGCGGAACGTGAAAGGCACACCCTTTGATTTCACGAAAGCGACCGCGATCGGCAAACGGATCGTGCAGGCCGACGAGCAGCTAAAATTTGGTAAAGGCTACGATCACAATTGGGCACTGAACAAGACAGGTAAGTCTCTGATGCTCGGTGCGACAGTTTTCGAGAGATCGACCGGTCGCGTGATGAAGGTTCTCACGACCGAACCGGGAATACAGTTTTATTCGGGCAATTTCCTCGACGGCTCGCTCAAGGGCAAAAGCGGCCAGGATTATCCGCTGCGATCCGGCTTCTGTCTTGAGGCTCAACACTATCCCGATTCGCCGAACGAGCCGAAATTCCCGTCGGCCGTTTTGAAACCGGGCAAGAAATATTCGCAGACGACGGTGTATCAGTTTTCCGTGAGATAACCGGAACGCAGGCTGCCAGCCGGCGTGTGAATGATCAAAAACACTCTGGTCACAGAAATGAAAGTAAATTTTAGCTTAGCGATATTATTTTTCCTGGCCGTGATTTCGATCGAGGCAATGCCGCATGCGCCCGAAACGGCGGCGTGCGGATCGGGAAATACACGCAGGCTGGCAGCCTGCGTTCCGGCGGATTCGACAATTCCCGGGTGGACGAAAAAAGCAGGGGCTCGGACTTCGCCGAAGGGCAAAAAAGTATTTTCGGCCAATAGCTACGGGGCAAAAGTCGACGGCGTGTCTAACTCGACCAGGGCAATCCAGGCGGCGATCGATGCGTGTGCCAGATCGGGTGGTGGCGTGGTTTCGTTTGAAAAGGGTGAGTACGTTACCGGCGCATTGTTTTTGAAAACCAACGTAAACCTTCGCATCGACGCGGGCGTGACGCTGCTTGGCAGTCAGGACGAGAGCGAATATCCCAAGATCGCGACCCGCGTTGCCGGGATCGAGATGCCTTGGCCCGCCGCTCTAATAAACGTTAACGACGCCAAAAACGTCAAGATCTCAGGTGGTGGTACGATCGATGGCCGCGGCAAGCTGTGGTGGGACAAATATTGGGATTTGCGAAAAATATACGAACCGAAAGGATTGCGCTGGGCCTCGGACTACGATGCCGAACGCGTGCGGCTGATGGTGATCTGGCGATCGACGGACGTGACGATCGAAAACCTGAGCCTTAAACGCTCTGGATTCTGGACGGTTCAGGTCGTTTATTCCGATCACGTGACGGTCGACGGCGTTAAGATCAGCGACAACGGCGGGCCCAGCACCGACGGCGTTGATATTGATTCTTCTTCGTACGTTTTGGTGCAGAATTGCGATATCGACAATAACGACGACGATATTTGTCTCAAAGCGGGCCGCGACAGTGATGGCCTGCGGGTAAACCGACCGACCGAATACATTTTTATCCGTAACAATCTGATCCGACGCGGCGGCGGCATTGTGTCGTTTGGCAGCGAGACCTCGGGCGGTATCAGGCACGTTGTCGCTCTCGATAATCGCGGCATCGGCACGAACGAGGGGATTCGATTCAAATCTGCGAAGACACGCGGCGGCTACGTCGAGGACGTGCTGATTCGCGGGTTGAAAATGGAGAATGTGCGGCTGCCATTCAGTTTCACGCTCAATTGGAACCCAAGCTACAGCTACGCCACAATACCCGCCGGGATGACCAATGTTCCCGCGTATTGGACCGTTTTGAACACGCCTGTTTTGCCGGTTGAGCGTGGCTATTGCCGGTTCGAAAATATTCGCATCGAGAATATCGAGGTCGTTGGAGCGAACCGGATATTCACCGCATCGGGCTTGCCGGACAAGGTGATGCGAAATGTGACGTTCACAAACATAACGGCCGAAGGCAACGAGGCCGGAACGATCGAATATGCGAAGGACTGGAAACTCAAGAACGTGACGATCAAAACGGTTTCCGGTGAAAATGTGAAAGTTACTAATAGCGAAAATGTCGATCTGCCGACGGCTGTGAAACGATGAGGACAGAGAGTCGGCTTGACGCTTTCTTCGAGCCGGCAGGTAACTGATCTATGAAACAAAAGATACTCATACTCCTGACGATCGCGACGTGTTTTTTTGCCCTGTCGGATAGCCGCTCTACGGTTGATGCTGCGGATAATAAGGTCTTTTTCAACATCCGCGACTACGGGGCAAAAGGCGATGGCACGACGCTCGACACCGCGGCGATCAACAAAGCGATCGAAACGGCGGCCTCGAAAGGCGGTGGAACAGTCTATTTCCCGGCTGGTACATACCTGAGTTTTTCTATTCGCCTGAAAAGCAATATCACGCTCTTTCTCGACAACGGAGCCACTCTATTTGCAGCGGATCCGGCGGTTCATAAGGGCAAATACGACATGCCGGAACCGAATGAGTTCGATATGTATCAGGATTTCGGGCATTCGCATTGGCAGAATTCGCTGATGTGGGGGATCGGGATCGAGAATTTTGCGATCATCGGCCAAGGCAAGATCGACGGCAAAGGCCTTTCAAAACGCAGTCCCGGCCCCCGTCGGCCACGAACTGCGGGCGAGACCCCGGCCAGCATGGCGAATAATCCGTCGCCGCTGGGCGAATTGGCACCGATCACTGAGATGAACGGACTTGGAACCAAGGCCATCGCACTGAAGCTTTCAAAAAACATCACGCTCAAGGATTTCACGATCTTTCAGGGCGGCCATTTTGCGTTGCTCGCGACCGGCGTTGATAACCTGACCGTTGACGGCCTTCGCGTCGACACTAACCGCGACGGTTTTGATATTGATGCGTGTCGTAACGTGCGTATTTCCAATGTTTACGTTAATTCGCCGAATGACGATGCGATCGTGCTCAAGAGTAGCTACGCACTTGGATTTAACCGTGCGACCGAGAATGTGACGATCACGAATTCACAGGTCTCCGGCTTCGATCTGGGAACGTTTCTGGATGGGACCTTCAAAACCACCCAAGAATTCGCTCCCGATAAAGACCGCGTGACCGGAAGGCTGAAATTCGGCACGGAATCGAACGGCGGATTTAAGAATATTACGATCTCGAACATAAACTTCGTCCATTGCCGCGGGCTTGCTCTCGAGACGGTAGACGGCGGTTATATCGAGGATATTTCCATCTCGAACATCACGATGCGCGATATCACGACCGCACCGATCTTTATCCGCCTCGGTAAGCGTCAGCGCGCGCCGGACGGAACGCCGGTTGCGAAAATTCGGCGAGTCACTATCGACAATGTTGTCGTCTCAGACGCTCATCACGAATACGCTTCGATCATCGCCGGTCTTGCCGAAAGTCCGGTCGAGGACGTTCGCCTGAGCAATATCCGCATACATTACAAAGGCGGCGGAACGAAACAGGACGCCGCGCGCGTCGTCCCTGAAAACGAAAAAAGCTATCCGGAACCGAGTATGTTCGGCGTACTGCCAGCCTACGGATTCTACGTGCGACATGCGAAAGGTATTACCTTCGACAACGTGAAAGTGACTTTCGATAAACCAGAGGAGCGGCCGGCTTTCGTGCTGGATGATGTAAAGGACATCGACCTTTTCCGCATCGACGCGCAGCCGACATCGGCGTTCTTTGTGCTGAAGAATGTCGAGACCTTCAGCGTTCAGCAGAGCAAAAATATCAAGGATCAGCGGATCGAACGGGTCGAGCAGAAGCAATTTTAGGACGATATTGAAGCCCGTTCGTCCAGTCAGGCGGTTGATTTATGAAAAGTGCGATCAGATCTTTTTCGTTCATGTTAATCGCGGTGATGATATTCACCGCAACTGTCACGGCAGCTTCGGGCGGACGCGAGATACGAAATTTCGATGCCGGCTGGCTCTTTTATAAAGGCGATGCTGCGAGTGCTAAAGATCAGGGATTCAACGACAAAGAATGGAGAAAGCTTAACGTTCCGCACGATTGGAGCATCGAAGGGCCGTTTGACGCGAAGGCTCTGACTGGCGGTGCCGGCGGATTTTTGCCATCGGGAATTGGATGGTATCGCAAGCATTTTACTGTTCCGGCAGCTCAGGCATCGCGGCGCTTGTTTATCGAATTCGACGGCGTGATGGCAAACAGCGACGTGTGGATCAACGGCGTTCATCTTGGCAAACGGCCTTACGGCTACATCAGTTTCAAATACGAACTTACCGATCACATCAATTTTGGTAAGGACAACGTCATCGCCGTTCGGGCCGACACATCGCAGCAGCCGGCTTCGCGATGGTATACAGGCGCGGGTATCTTCCGGCATGTCCGGCTGGTGGTGACAAATTCGGTCCACCTGGAAAGATGGTCTGTTTTCGTTACAACGCCTGAGGTCAGTGAGAGCGAGGCTGTCGTAAAGATCGAGGCGAGCATTAATAATGGGTCGGAAAAAGGTGTGCCGATCGCGACCGAGTGGAAGGTCTTTGATCCGAGGGGCAAGCTCGTTTCCAGGACAGGTAACCGAGGCTTGACTATCGATGCAGGCAAGGGCGGTGCTGCATACGCGGAGTTGAAGATCGCAAAACCGGAGCTCTGGAATTTTGAGAAGCCCAGTCTATATACGGCCGTCGTCACGATACTTTCAAATGGAAAACCGATCGATAGCGAGACCGTTACATTCGGCATACGTTCATTTGAGTTTGTTCCCGCGACCGGTTTTTGGCTAAACGGCCAGAATTATAAGCTTCTAGGTGCTTGCTTGCATCACGACGGCAGTGCCTTTGGGGCTGCGGTTCCGTTGGCGGTTTGGGAGCGGCGGTTGAATAAGCTCCGCGAGCTCGGCGTTAACGCGATACGAACGGCGCACAATCCGCCTTCGCCGGAATTCCTCGATCTGACCGACCGCATGGGATTTTTCGTTATGGATGAGACCTTCGACCAATGGACGAAAGCGAAAAATCCATACGACTATCACCTTTATTTCGACGAATGGTCGAAGATAGACACGCGCGACATGGTGCTCCGCGATCGGAATCACCCGAGCGTGATGATGTACAGTACAGGCAACGAGATCCGTGACAACCACGCCGACCAGGAAAAGGCCAAAGAGACGCTTCGCGGGCTGATCGATGTTTTCCACGCGAATGACCCTACGCGGCCTGTGACGCAGGCACTTTTCCGGCCAAATATCGAGGGAGCGAACGACTACAACAACGGGCTCGCCGACATGCTTGACGTCGTCGGGCAAAACTATCGCGAGAACGAACTCCTCGCCGCTTACAAGCAGAATCCGACACGCAAGATAATCGGCACCGAGAATGACCGCCAGAGCCTGTCGCAGTGGCTGGCTCTTCGCGATAATCCGCAGATGTCGGGGCAGTTCGTGTGGGCCGGTGTCGATTATCTTGGCGAATCGCGGGCATGGCCGAATTACGGGTTTTCATTCGGCCTGCTCGACCGCACGGCTACAAAGCGCCCACTTGGGTGGCAGCGTCAGAGTTGGTGGAGCTCTAAGCCGATGGTCTATCTCGCCCGCCGCATTGCTCCGAACACTGCATCACCGACCGATCCGGGCTGGGATCCGGACGAGCAGCGAAGAACGCAGGTCGTCTTCGAGGATTGGACGCCAAAGAATCTCAGCCCACATGAGGAGAACGTCGAGGTTTACAGCAACTGCGAAGAGGTTGAACTGTTTTTAAACGGCAAGTCGCTTGGTTCGAAGCCCAAGAATGCGAATGACAGCCCTCGCAACTGGAAGGTGAATTTCGAAGCCGGGACGGTCAAAGCCGTCGGCAAAAACGGCGGCAAGGCGGTTGCCGAATTTGAACTGAAAACTGCCGGAAAACCCGCAAAGATCGTGCTCGCAACCGACAAAATGCGGATCGCGAACGACTGGGACGATGTCGCATTCGTCTCGGCGACCGTGGTCGATGCGAACGGCGTGAAGATACCGACGGCGAGCGGCATGATCAGTTTTGAGACATCGGGTTCAGGATTTTTGGCTGCGGTCGATAGCGCGGATAACTCGGATCACGATCCATTTCAAGCGAAGCAGCGGAGGGCGTTTCAGGGGACGTGTTTCGCTTTGATCAAGGGAAAGAAGGCAGGTCAGATAGTATTGACCGCGGGTGCTCCGGGCCTCGTCGGTGCAAAGATCAACATTGCGGTCAAATGATTGGAGGGTGAGCATCCTGCTCGCCCTTAAAGTAAAGGAAAGAACATGAAGCGGTATACAAACATTGCGGTATTTGCACTTTTGTTTTTGCTATGGGGAACCGCGGACGCGCAGATCGGAAAGCGTTTTCCCTCGGAGAAGAAGGTCGTCAAAGATCCGGTTACTGGAACGATGCTGACCTTTTTGACCAGCACACCGACCGGCGATTCAAAGATCTATCAAACGCATAACCAGTGGACGTCGGACGGCCAATGGCTGATCTTCCGCTCCGGGCGGGTCCGCGGCGAGGCGATGGCGGTCAATGAAAAGACCGGCGAAATGGTCCAGGTGACCGAGGGCGGCTACACCGGCATGCTGAGCATCGCACGCTATTCGATGAAGCTTTATTTCATGCGAAATCCAAATCGACCGGCAGTTCCGAACACACAACCGCCGGCACCGATCGCCGGTGCGACACCAGCACAGCGTCCGCCGCAGCAGCCTCAGTCTCTGCAGATAATCGAGGTCGATCTCGAAAAGCTGTTTGCCGATAGCAAAGCCGGTAAGATGCAGTCACCCGACTTTTATCAAAAGGTCATGGGCACGACGCCGCCCGAGATACAAGCTGGCGGCGACATGGCTCTCGACGGCGATGAGAAGTGGGTCTATTTCCGCGTCGGCCGCGACGAAGCGGCTCGTCATCTCGCACCTGATGCAAAGATCGAAAAAAACTTTGGCCCGCGAAACATGGGAGCCGGGCCGTCAGGCATCGGAGCGATGGAACTCGCCACCGGGAAATTTAAGCATGTTATTTCGGTCCCGTTCCAGGTCGGCCACATTCAGACGAACGGCTGGGTTCCAGGCGAACTGGTTTTTTGCTGGGAAACTGGCGGCAAATCACCGCAGCGAATGTGGACGGTCAAGAGCGACGGCACCGGCCTGCGGCCTGTATTCCCCGAGGGCGATCGCGACTGGGTGACTCACGAGGCCGTGATCGGCAAGGACGAGGTTGCCTTTGCCATAATG
Protein-coding sequences here:
- a CDS encoding glycoside hydrolase family 28 protein gives rise to the protein MKQKILILLTIATCFFALSDSRSTVDAADNKVFFNIRDYGAKGDGTTLDTAAINKAIETAASKGGGTVYFPAGTYLSFSIRLKSNITLFLDNGATLFAADPAVHKGKYDMPEPNEFDMYQDFGHSHWQNSLMWGIGIENFAIIGQGKIDGKGLSKRSPGPRRPRTAGETPASMANNPSPLGELAPITEMNGLGTKAIALKLSKNITLKDFTIFQGGHFALLATGVDNLTVDGLRVDTNRDGFDIDACRNVRISNVYVNSPNDDAIVLKSSYALGFNRATENVTITNSQVSGFDLGTFLDGTFKTTQEFAPDKDRVTGRLKFGTESNGGFKNITISNINFVHCRGLALETVDGGYIEDISISNITMRDITTAPIFIRLGKRQRAPDGTPVAKIRRVTIDNVVVSDAHHEYASIIAGLAESPVEDVRLSNIRIHYKGGGTKQDAARVVPENEKSYPEPSMFGVLPAYGFYVRHAKGITFDNVKVTFDKPEERPAFVLDDVKDIDLFRIDAQPTSAFFVLKNVETFSVQQSKNIKDQRIERVEQKQF
- a CDS encoding alpha/beta hydrolase; translation: MKTITLVTISIFLFAISLAAQTPIPLWPDGAPNAIGKEPQDIPTITPFVAPKETATGASVLVLPGGGYTRLSDVKEGSDIAKWLNSLGISAFVLKYRLGPRYNQPNPLLDAARAMRTVRARSKEFGVDSNRIAILGFSAGGHLASTLGTHFDAGKADARDEIDRMSSRPDAMILLYPVITMGEFTHAGSKKYLLGENPTPELIKLYSNELQVTKETPPTFIMHTMTDASVPVENAMLFAAALRKNSVPFEFHLYEQGPHGVGLAPTNPYLASWAARCADWLVLRGFLKR
- a CDS encoding right-handed parallel beta-helix repeat-containing protein, producing MIKNTLVTEMKVNFSLAILFFLAVISIEAMPHAPETAACGSGNTRRLAACVPADSTIPGWTKKAGARTSPKGKKVFSANSYGAKVDGVSNSTRAIQAAIDACARSGGGVVSFEKGEYVTGALFLKTNVNLRIDAGVTLLGSQDESEYPKIATRVAGIEMPWPAALINVNDAKNVKISGGGTIDGRGKLWWDKYWDLRKIYEPKGLRWASDYDAERVRLMVIWRSTDVTIENLSLKRSGFWTVQVVYSDHVTVDGVKISDNGGPSTDGVDIDSSSYVLVQNCDIDNNDDDICLKAGRDSDGLRVNRPTEYIFIRNNLIRRGGGIVSFGSETSGGIRHVVALDNRGIGTNEGIRFKSAKTRGGYVEDVLIRGLKMENVRLPFSFTLNWNPSYSYATIPAGMTNVPAYWTVLNTPVLPVERGYCRFENIRIENIEVVGANRIFTASGLPDKVMRNVTFTNITAEGNEAGTIEYAKDWKLKNVTIKTVSGENVKVTNSENVDLPTAVKR
- a CDS encoding sugar-binding protein, with the protein product MNNRILTVCSFLLGASLLASCGGGANTTSNAGANAANATAAGKEIKLAFVTNNASDYWTIARKGVEKADGELNDVKVEFKLPGEGTAAEQKRIIDDLTSTGIQGIAISPVDPDNQTQLINDTAKKALVITQDSDAPTSDRALYIGTDNVAAGRQAGELVKEALPNGGKIMVFVGKSDARNAAERFQGLKEALKDSKVEIIDIRTDDTDRARAKTNAADTLTKYPDIAGMVGLWSYNGPAILNAVKDAGKLDKVKIICFDEEDETLAGVKEGSIFATVVQQPYEFGYQSVILMSKIIKGDKSVIPAGKQINVPTLVIKKDSVEEFTKKINGLRGR
- a CDS encoding galactose mutarotase produces the protein MALGFSMNISAKPKITKDNFGQTADGKAVEIYTLTNSRGSEARIMTYGGTVVSLKVPDKSGKLGDVVLGFDSVADYEKHTSFFGALIGRYGNRIAKGKFSIGGKEYTLATNNGENHLHGGVKGYDRVVWTAKPFTSAAGANLELKYLSKDGEEGYPGNLNITVVYTLTEKNELKIVYSATTDKATVVNLTHHSYFNLAGAGAPTILDHELTIAGSKFTPTDAGSIPTGELRNVKGTPFDFTKATAIGKRIVQADEQLKFGKGYDHNWALNKTGKSLMLGATVFERSTGRVMKVLTTEPGIQFYSGNFLDGSLKGKSGQDYPLRSGFCLEAQHYPDSPNEPKFPSAVLKPGKKYSQTTVYQFSVR